From the genome of Leptospira andrefontaineae, one region includes:
- a CDS encoding methyl-accepting chemotaxis protein, giving the protein MSIRYRISLYLAIVLLTGSFVLAGINSFSSYFSLKTQVDSGSAMAGKRYQYEISNFLNSVLGSLRGFQFMLETSHPNREEMISSLKRLAETDTHFFGTWVLYEPNAFDGQDARYKNTPYHDATGRFIPYWNRATGDLKITFAESYDVDDTISFYYRIPKKTQKDFISDPYVYSVSGKDVLMVSMVKPILRNGKFVGTVGTDIAMENLQELLGPIRPFRGEGYLALVSPDGLYAANGGDPSLVGKAIPEETIRAQVKELSLKGEDFQIKGSGHTRYFFPFLLGNYDKPWAVEVSIPDSIFWSDMRGVILQTILSSLIIMVVILIILNLIFNKLITSGLLEAIGFSEKIADGDLTSHIEIAREDEIGKLLKSMDMMKVNLSKIILDIKTSSTKLNSTSDQMAESSRNFSDVAQAQASAAEESSAAVEELAASAENVRRSMEKAIENMKEIDTNVVLLREQIGTINNEMQTLSQVASESQERAVTGENAMGATNQAMDEIGESASRINEILSIITEISEKTNLLALNAAIEAARAGEAGKGFAVVAEEISKLASQTSSSVQEIGELVDSTNNAVHNGNTKVKEASDILRKLRTSVDSFGLSAKKVLESVRTQEKNTQDIHQSANFLMSFSLQIEEAVQEQKRATDEITKTIVSISEGTQEVASGADDLTSYSGEMHQQSEGLLRSVDKFKL; this is encoded by the coding sequence ATGAGTATCAGATATAGGATTTCACTCTACTTGGCGATTGTACTTTTGACCGGTTCTTTTGTTCTGGCAGGTATCAATTCATTTTCCTCTTATTTTAGTTTAAAAACTCAGGTGGATTCAGGATCTGCCATGGCCGGTAAACGTTATCAATACGAGATCTCTAACTTTTTAAATTCAGTTTTAGGATCTTTAAGAGGTTTTCAATTTATGTTGGAAACTTCTCATCCTAATCGCGAAGAGATGATCTCTTCTCTTAAAAGGTTAGCCGAAACGGACACTCATTTTTTTGGGACCTGGGTATTGTACGAGCCAAATGCTTTCGACGGTCAGGATGCAAGATACAAAAATACCCCTTATCACGACGCGACCGGTAGGTTTATTCCGTATTGGAATAGGGCGACAGGCGATCTGAAAATCACATTCGCAGAATCTTATGATGTGGATGACACGATCAGCTTTTATTATCGAATTCCTAAAAAGACCCAGAAAGATTTTATCTCCGATCCTTATGTATACTCCGTAAGTGGGAAAGATGTACTTATGGTTTCCATGGTTAAGCCAATCTTACGAAACGGAAAATTCGTAGGAACAGTCGGAACAGACATCGCCATGGAAAATCTACAAGAACTCTTGGGGCCTATCCGACCGTTTAGGGGAGAAGGTTATCTGGCCCTGGTTTCACCTGATGGTCTTTATGCTGCAAATGGTGGAGATCCTTCCTTAGTAGGTAAGGCGATCCCTGAGGAAACCATTCGCGCTCAGGTAAAAGAATTGAGTTTGAAAGGAGAGGATTTTCAGATCAAGGGTTCCGGTCATACTAGATATTTTTTCCCATTTTTATTAGGAAATTATGATAAACCCTGGGCGGTAGAAGTATCGATCCCAGATTCCATCTTTTGGTCTGATATGAGAGGAGTGATCTTACAGACGATTTTATCTTCTCTTATTATAATGGTTGTGATCTTGATCATTCTAAACTTGATCTTTAATAAGCTAATTACTAGCGGATTATTAGAAGCGATCGGTTTCTCAGAGAAGATTGCAGATGGGGATCTGACTTCTCATATAGAGATCGCAAGAGAAGACGAGATAGGTAAACTACTAAAGTCCATGGATATGATGAAGGTGAATCTTTCCAAAATCATCTTGGATATCAAAACATCTTCTACAAAATTGAATAGTACTTCGGACCAAATGGCTGAGTCCAGTCGTAATTTCTCGGATGTTGCTCAAGCCCAGGCTTCCGCAGCGGAAGAATCTTCAGCAGCGGTGGAAGAACTTGCGGCATCAGCGGAGAATGTTCGTAGATCCATGGAAAAAGCAATTGAGAACATGAAGGAGATAGATACAAACGTAGTTCTTCTTCGTGAGCAGATCGGAACGATCAATAATGAAATGCAAACATTATCTCAAGTTGCTTCAGAATCCCAAGAGCGAGCTGTTACGGGTGAGAATGCGATGGGAGCCACCAATCAAGCGATGGATGAGATTGGGGAAAGTGCGAGCCGTATCAACGAGATCTTATCTATCATCACTGAAATTTCGGAAAAAACAAACCTTCTTGCATTGAATGCAGCAATAGAAGCGGCTCGTGCTGGAGAAGCGGGTAAAGGATTTGCAGTGGTTGCGGAAGAGATCAGTAAACTTGCATCTCAAACATCTTCTTCTGTCCAAGAGATTGGAGAACTTGTGGATTCCACAAACAATGCAGTTCATAATGGAAACACTAAGGTTAAAGAAGCGAGTGATATACTTCGTAAACTTAGAACCTCTGTGGATTCTTTTGGATTATCAGCGAAGAAAGTATTGGAATCTGTTCGAACCCAAGAGAAGAACACACAAGACATCCATCAATCAGCGAACTTCCTTATGAGTTTCAGTTTACAAATTGAAGAAGCAGTCCAGGAACAGAAACGTGCCACCGACGAGATCACTAAGACAATCGTAAGTATTTCAGAGGGAACCCAGGAAGTTGCTTCTGGAGCGGATGATCTAACTTCTTACTCAGGAGAAATGCACCAACAATCCGAAGGACTTCTCAGGTCTGTAGACAAATTTAAACTTTAA
- a CDS encoding ATP-binding protein → MSLRTRFSLYCAIVLFTFSVLLTMLVAASAFYDSKVASQEAAFAKAEGASFEIRKIFSEAISRVGEAKTRWELTRPSRDSVERDLVDLFQHDKRFLGAGAVFEPNLFDGRDAAFIGRKGSNSKGRFVPYFHRSVKNPDEISLEESVYYDNTDESGNYYQIPKATLSDFVGEPYFYPLDGVNIFMISLIRPISRQGRFIGIVGLDLKLSDLEEELFSKRPFGDGHLALISPGGKYAVHGAKGILQGKNAGTPEVKESVQKSLSTGQPFAYPVEGGNSYIFPFSMGTYGKNWAIEVYVPDSVLWNDLGPIILRCLLITFALLPVCLYFLDRFFCKFVSEGLSEATIFADSLGAGNYSAQIPTRIFQDEIHHLFITLENMKEKLLAAIDQQIRSEKILRESAEIYSRNEIIRLQKEELEVALGELKTAQETLLRNERLAAIGRISGAVSHQINNPLGAIGASRENISFYVKRITILLPFLFEYLSEATESERDFFNVTLKRTLENHKEQIGKKFRETRHSIEAFLKQEQIEEAGDKAAVVAELGFADCPEFILQLCRCSEWDRISEFLMAVRGLEISEEVIHRSTDRMYKIVSALETYSGIAKEDKERRVKVSDTMEVVLGVYEGAGGNRVTVERNYISEATMRCIPEDLVRLWTQIVDNAYQAMSGEGRLKVSIYDAESKIICEVEDSGSGIPKNIREQVGEVLSSGKSEGEGAGIGLAVAASISKKYGGSWNWESEPGCTIFRFSFPKSE, encoded by the coding sequence ATGAGCCTTCGAACGCGCTTCTCTCTTTACTGCGCTATTGTTCTATTTACATTCTCCGTTCTGCTAACTATGTTAGTGGCTGCATCCGCATTTTATGATTCCAAAGTTGCTTCCCAAGAAGCTGCGTTTGCAAAGGCGGAAGGTGCTTCCTTCGAAATACGTAAAATTTTTTCAGAAGCAATTTCCAGAGTGGGAGAAGCTAAAACTCGTTGGGAACTTACTCGTCCTTCTCGCGATTCAGTTGAAAGAGATCTAGTGGATCTTTTTCAACATGATAAAAGATTTTTAGGAGCTGGTGCAGTCTTCGAGCCCAATCTTTTTGATGGCAGGGACGCTGCATTTATAGGTCGTAAAGGCTCCAATTCCAAAGGTAGATTTGTACCATACTTTCATAGAAGTGTCAAAAATCCAGACGAGATCAGTTTAGAAGAAAGTGTATATTATGATAATACCGACGAGAGTGGAAATTATTACCAGATCCCTAAAGCTACGTTAAGCGACTTTGTAGGAGAACCTTATTTTTATCCGTTAGATGGAGTGAATATTTTTATGATCTCCTTGATTCGGCCGATTAGTCGCCAAGGAAGATTTATAGGAATTGTAGGCTTGGACCTAAAACTTTCGGATCTGGAAGAAGAATTGTTTTCTAAGAGACCGTTCGGTGACGGCCATTTAGCATTGATCTCTCCCGGTGGGAAATATGCGGTCCATGGTGCTAAAGGGATTTTGCAAGGAAAGAATGCTGGAACTCCTGAAGTAAAAGAATCCGTTCAGAAATCATTATCTACAGGACAACCTTTTGCCTATCCGGTAGAAGGTGGGAACTCCTACATATTTCCATTTAGTATGGGGACCTATGGCAAGAACTGGGCCATAGAAGTGTATGTCCCGGATTCAGTTTTATGGAACGATCTAGGACCGATTATTTTAAGATGTTTACTCATCACATTCGCCTTATTACCCGTGTGTTTATATTTTCTGGACAGATTCTTTTGCAAGTTCGTTTCGGAAGGATTATCGGAAGCGACTATATTTGCAGATTCGTTAGGTGCCGGAAATTATTCTGCTCAAATCCCTACTCGGATATTCCAAGATGAGATCCATCATCTTTTTATAACATTAGAGAATATGAAGGAGAAGTTACTGGCTGCGATTGATCAACAGATCCGGTCCGAAAAGATCTTAAGAGAATCGGCTGAGATCTATTCGCGTAACGAGATCATTCGCCTCCAAAAAGAAGAATTGGAAGTCGCCTTAGGTGAGTTAAAAACAGCACAAGAAACCTTACTTAGAAACGAAAGATTAGCTGCCATAGGTAGGATCTCCGGCGCAGTCAGTCACCAGATCAATAATCCATTAGGGGCTATCGGGGCCTCGAGGGAAAATATTTCCTTTTATGTAAAAAGGATTACGATACTTCTACCTTTTCTATTCGAATATTTGAGTGAGGCGACCGAGTCCGAAAGGGATTTTTTTAATGTCACTTTGAAAAGAACATTAGAAAATCATAAAGAGCAGATCGGGAAAAAATTCAGAGAGACAAGGCATTCTATAGAAGCATTCTTAAAGCAGGAACAAATAGAGGAGGCAGGAGATAAGGCTGCCGTTGTAGCTGAACTGGGATTTGCAGATTGTCCTGAATTCATTCTTCAGTTATGTAGATGTTCGGAATGGGATCGTATCTCTGAGTTTTTGATGGCAGTTAGAGGTCTGGAAATTTCGGAAGAAGTTATTCATAGATCTACGGATAGAATGTACAAAATTGTATCCGCTTTGGAAACCTATTCAGGTATCGCAAAAGAAGATAAAGAAAGACGGGTCAAGGTTTCCGATACAATGGAAGTTGTTCTTGGAGTATATGAAGGCGCAGGCGGAAACAGAGTAACGGTTGAAAGAAATTATATCTCTGAGGCAACCATGAGATGTATACCTGAAGATTTGGTAAGACTTTGGACTCAGATTGTAGATAACGCATACCAGGCAATGTCCGGAGAAGGAAGACTTAAAGTAAGTATCTATGATGCGGAATCCAAGATCATCTGCGAGGTAGAAGACAGTGGTTCCGGTATTCCTAAGAACATCAGAGAACAAGTGGGAGAAGTTTTATCTTCCGGAAAATCGGAAGGTGAAGGCGCAGGTATAGGACTTGCAGTTGCCGCTTCCATTTCTAAAAAATACGGGGGCAGCTGGAATTGGGAAAGTGAACCGGGCTGCACAATCTTTCGCTTTTCTTTTCCCAAATCAGAATAA
- a CDS encoding response regulator encodes MEKAILFVDDEALILMSMKSQVKRHLGDTYRYETALDASEAMQIIEELVTEGVKILIVISDWLMPNIKGDEFLRIVHQRYPEIQKIIITGHADIASVEALKKEINLYSYLKKPWDEKELVTTITSALK; translated from the coding sequence GTGGAGAAAGCGATTCTTTTTGTTGATGATGAAGCACTCATTTTGATGAGTATGAAGTCCCAAGTCAAAAGACATTTGGGTGATACTTATCGTTATGAGACAGCTCTAGATGCGTCCGAAGCGATGCAGATCATTGAAGAATTAGTAACAGAGGGAGTCAAGATCCTGATCGTAATTTCCGACTGGCTGATGCCGAATATCAAGGGAGACGAATTTTTAAGAATCGTTCACCAAAGATATCCGGAGATCCAAAAGATCATTATCACAGGTCATGCGGATATCGCTTCCGTCGAAGCTTTAAAAAAAGAGATCAATTTATACAGCTACTTGAAAAAGCCCTGGGACGAAAAAGAATTAGTAACCACTATCACCTCAGCCCTTAAATAA
- a CDS encoding EAL domain-containing protein: protein MKNQENGSSDESPKRSVILCVDDELIILRGLKEQLKSAFGKNYQIEAADSAELALQIVEECNQAGIHIPAILSDQVMPGIRGDEFLIRIQETNPNTRKIMLTGQASAESVGNALNKANLYRYLSKPWDSNDLLMTVKEAVRSYESDISLSELNKKLEEALLYNRDSGLPNLESLRRRLDIAAEDKEDSLLALIRIESTSLTTRDFGVSLYKDLMKKFLDSMKSILGSYGEIFHVYEDEVAILSKVPEEEFLPHLIAFRILLRSDYFTASGISFRINATIATASGKKDLYYKARLALVKASQEPEFDSESGIYSYSEKMDDQDLYKINMDLGKRLNQAIHSGNVVPYFQGIMDNQTGKVEKFECLARIVEDGKVYAPASFLYLAKSTGLLRRISPILFEKALRKFSDSSYSFSINLSETELESPSFPKWALSRMEHYGINPARVTFEILETASFHGNPERLKVIAELKELGAKIAIDDFGVEHSNFSRLLEIQPDFIKIDGKFIQSLERNRTAFILTSAITELAHRIGAKVVAEFVSTPEELKVVRSLGIEYSQGYLIMQPSPDITPVSIKIIE from the coding sequence GTGAAAAACCAAGAAAATGGATCATCAGACGAATCACCTAAAAGATCGGTGATTTTATGTGTCGACGACGAGCTGATCATCTTAAGAGGACTCAAAGAACAACTTAAATCCGCCTTCGGAAAAAATTACCAGATAGAAGCTGCAGACAGTGCAGAACTCGCTCTCCAAATCGTAGAAGAATGCAACCAGGCCGGAATTCATATCCCTGCGATATTAAGCGACCAGGTAATGCCAGGGATACGAGGTGATGAGTTCCTGATCAGGATCCAGGAAACAAATCCAAATACGAGAAAGATCATGCTCACAGGACAGGCGAGTGCAGAGTCCGTGGGAAATGCTTTGAACAAAGCAAACTTATATAGGTACCTTTCTAAACCTTGGGACTCTAACGATCTACTCATGACAGTAAAAGAAGCAGTCCGTTCTTATGAATCAGATATTTCACTTTCTGAACTGAATAAAAAATTAGAAGAAGCACTGCTATATAATAGAGACTCAGGACTTCCCAATTTAGAATCTTTGAGAAGAAGATTGGATATTGCCGCAGAAGATAAGGAAGATTCTCTTCTGGCATTAATCCGAATTGAATCCACTTCCTTGACTACAAGGGATTTCGGAGTTTCTCTTTATAAGGATTTAATGAAGAAGTTCCTGGATTCTATGAAATCCATTTTGGGAAGTTACGGAGAAATTTTCCATGTATACGAGGACGAGGTAGCGATCCTCTCCAAAGTGCCGGAAGAGGAGTTCCTACCACATTTAATCGCATTTCGAATACTTCTCCGCTCCGATTATTTTACAGCATCCGGAATTTCTTTCCGGATCAACGCAACTATAGCCACTGCCAGTGGAAAAAAAGATCTATATTATAAGGCGAGACTTGCACTTGTCAAAGCAAGCCAAGAGCCTGAATTCGATTCTGAATCGGGGATCTATTCCTATTCAGAGAAGATGGACGATCAAGATCTATACAAGATCAATATGGATCTGGGAAAAAGACTAAACCAGGCTATCCATTCCGGTAATGTAGTACCATATTTCCAAGGGATCATGGACAACCAAACGGGTAAGGTAGAAAAATTCGAATGCCTTGCTCGGATCGTGGAAGACGGAAAAGTTTATGCACCTGCGAGTTTTTTATATCTGGCAAAGTCCACTGGACTTTTGAGAAGGATCAGTCCTATACTTTTCGAAAAAGCACTGCGTAAATTTTCCGATTCTTCTTATTCATTCTCCATCAATCTCTCGGAAACAGAATTAGAAAGTCCAAGTTTTCCGAAATGGGCTTTGTCTAGAATGGAACACTACGGGATCAATCCTGCCAGGGTGACTTTTGAAATTTTAGAAACTGCAAGTTTTCACGGAAATCCGGAAAGATTAAAAGTGATCGCAGAGCTGAAAGAATTGGGAGCAAAAATTGCAATCGATGATTTTGGAGTAGAGCATTCTAATTTTTCCAGATTGCTGGAGATCCAACCTGACTTCATCAAGATAGATGGAAAATTTATCCAGTCTTTGGAAAGAAATCGGACTGCATTTATTCTGACTTCTGCAATCACAGAACTTGCTCACAGAATTGGAGCGAAGGTAGTCGCAGAATTTGTTTCTACTCCGGAGGAACTGAAAGTTGTACGTTCTCTGGGCATAGAATATTCGCAAGGATACCTGATTATGCAGCCTTCTCCTGACATAACCCCGGTTTCGATAAAAATTATTGAATAG
- a CDS encoding peroxidase family protein — protein sequence MIKIIFENDKEVFLEPSEINKPLLQISLDAGIPHIHACGGNARCSTCRVLIQEGDENLLPRNEKETALAQKKGFPDNVRLACQTKISGDIVLRRLVIDDADMALASTFSDLISGIEKPVAILFSDIRGFTGFSESHLPYDVIHILNRYFYRMGDKVLKYGGIIDKYIGDGLMAIFGLEDPDPVRTNLNAIRSALEMRSELEGLNTYLQNHLGSEFEIGIGINYGTAILGKLGHPLSMSFTAIGDTVNSASRIETTTKKAGAKILISQKVYESVKERINKGRSFETKLKGKTGNYKVHEVLGTKNNCEGSSWQETGYRIWDKIDPTEAGAWLRMVFHASSIFSANGEWLGLEGSIRFPTILNDENNRGVIKQIEAIIHLKEEMEKEGRVGIPSFADMIALSGALALQKAGGPQVHILPGRKDSSYPNGRMLMPVDSPDVKDSLNYFSMMGFSTRDTVLLMGVHTLGWHSKGSFTETPNIFNNHYFRDLLLDGGVRMLATDRALLSSDETKRMVMEYALNESLFFKDFQGLYQRLVEQKRLEES from the coding sequence ATGATAAAAATTATCTTCGAAAACGATAAGGAAGTTTTCCTCGAACCTTCCGAAATAAACAAGCCATTATTACAAATTTCACTGGATGCAGGCATCCCTCATATACACGCATGTGGAGGTAACGCACGTTGTTCTACATGCAGGGTATTGATCCAAGAAGGAGATGAAAATCTTCTGCCCCGAAACGAAAAGGAAACTGCGTTAGCTCAGAAGAAGGGTTTTCCGGATAACGTAAGACTCGCCTGCCAAACAAAGATCTCAGGCGATATTGTACTCAGAAGACTTGTCATAGACGATGCAGACATGGCTCTTGCTTCTACATTTTCCGATTTGATCTCTGGTATAGAAAAACCCGTCGCGATCCTATTCAGTGATATTAGAGGCTTCACAGGTTTTTCAGAAAGTCATTTACCTTATGATGTGATTCATATTCTAAATCGTTACTTTTATAGGATGGGAGATAAGGTACTAAAATACGGCGGGATCATAGATAAGTATATAGGCGACGGACTTATGGCGATCTTCGGTTTAGAAGATCCGGATCCGGTTCGTACAAATCTAAATGCAATCCGTTCTGCGTTAGAGATGAGATCAGAATTAGAAGGTTTGAATACTTATCTACAAAATCATTTGGGTTCCGAATTCGAGATAGGGATCGGTATCAATTATGGAACTGCAATCCTTGGAAAGTTAGGTCATCCATTGAGTATGTCATTCACTGCGATTGGAGACACAGTCAACTCCGCAAGTAGGATCGAAACAACTACGAAGAAGGCGGGCGCAAAGATCTTAATTTCCCAAAAGGTTTATGAATCTGTAAAGGAAAGGATCAATAAGGGAAGAAGTTTCGAAACAAAATTGAAGGGGAAAACCGGGAATTATAAAGTCCACGAAGTATTAGGGACCAAGAATAATTGTGAAGGAAGCTCTTGGCAAGAAACAGGATATAGGATCTGGGACAAGATCGATCCAACGGAAGCAGGAGCCTGGCTTCGTATGGTATTTCATGCTTCTTCTATCTTCTCCGCTAATGGAGAATGGTTAGGCCTTGAAGGTTCTATTCGTTTTCCGACTATCTTAAATGATGAGAATAATCGCGGAGTTATAAAACAAATAGAAGCGATTATCCATTTAAAAGAAGAGATGGAAAAAGAAGGAAGAGTCGGAATTCCCTCATTTGCGGATATGATTGCTCTTTCCGGAGCACTTGCACTCCAAAAAGCAGGAGGACCTCAGGTTCATATTCTTCCGGGAAGAAAAGACTCCAGTTATCCGAATGGAAGAATGCTTATGCCCGTGGATAGTCCCGATGTAAAAGATTCATTGAATTATTTTTCTATGATGGGGTTCTCCACAAGAGATACTGTTCTACTCATGGGAGTCCATACTTTAGGATGGCATTCCAAAGGATCTTTCACGGAGACTCCGAATATATTCAATAATCATTATTTTAGGGACCTACTCTTGGATGGTGGAGTTAGAATGCTCGCAACAGACAGAGCACTTCTCAGCTCCGACGAAACCAAAAGAATGGTGATGGAATATGCGCTCAATGAGTCCTTGTTTTTCAAAGACTTCCAAGGGCTTTACCAAAGATTGGTAGAACAAAAACGATTGGAAGAATCCTGA
- the hisC gene encoding histidinol-phosphate transaminase, translated as MRFQPALDKIPAYEAGKPIELVVREYGISPEKVLKLASNENPYGVSPKVSEIIKEAVYKMPLYPDDSYKALKDALAKVHGVDAKNVIQGNGSDQIFDFATRSVLSPGDKILQNGKTFSMYSIYAGQCGAETIQTSSELHDLDQFLDLYKKHSPKIIFICTPCNPIGDALDQSDLYTFLQKISSDTMVVLDAAYMEFGKTRDPKKEVQASDVISKFPNVLYTNTFSKIYGLGGMRIGYGIASEEMIRAFYKLRPPFNVSQLSQLAAATALSDREFVENYLKSNLKEMIRYEEFAKKKGLFYFESYANFITIKLDQAKLDSTQTFETLLKEGIILRNLKSYGLNALRITIGRPEQNDRVLERLSELL; from the coding sequence ATGCGATTCCAACCCGCTTTAGACAAAATCCCGGCCTACGAAGCCGGCAAACCGATAGAACTAGTCGTACGTGAATACGGAATTTCTCCGGAGAAGGTGCTCAAACTTGCTTCCAATGAGAATCCATACGGTGTATCTCCCAAGGTCTCCGAGATTATCAAAGAAGCCGTATATAAGATGCCCTTATATCCTGATGATTCTTATAAGGCTTTAAAGGACGCACTTGCAAAAGTACACGGAGTAGATGCAAAAAACGTAATACAAGGGAATGGAAGCGACCAAATATTCGATTTTGCTACCAGATCTGTTTTAAGCCCTGGAGATAAGATCCTCCAAAATGGCAAAACATTCTCCATGTATTCGATTTATGCGGGACAATGTGGTGCGGAGACGATCCAAACCAGTTCCGAACTTCACGATCTGGACCAGTTTCTGGATCTTTATAAAAAACATTCTCCTAAGATCATATTCATCTGCACTCCTTGTAATCCAATCGGAGATGCTTTGGATCAGTCTGATCTATACACTTTTCTGCAAAAAATTTCTTCCGATACGATGGTGGTTTTGGACGCAGCTTATATGGAGTTCGGAAAGACCAGAGATCCTAAAAAAGAAGTCCAAGCTTCGGATGTAATTTCAAAATTCCCTAATGTATTGTATACAAACACTTTCTCCAAAATTTACGGATTAGGTGGAATGAGAATTGGATACGGTATCGCTTCCGAAGAAATGATCCGTGCATTTTATAAGTTAAGACCTCCATTCAATGTGTCTCAACTTTCTCAATTAGCGGCCGCAACTGCATTAAGTGACAGAGAGTTCGTGGAGAATTATCTAAAATCGAACTTAAAAGAAATGATCCGTTACGAAGAGTTCGCAAAGAAGAAGGGCCTCTTCTACTTTGAATCCTATGCAAATTTTATCACGATCAAATTGGACCAAGCAAAATTAGATTCCACCCAAACCTTCGAAACATTGTTGAAGGAAGGGATCATTCTAAGAAATCTGAAAAGTTACGGATTGAATGCCTTGAGGATTACGATAGGAAGACCGGAACAGAATGACCGGGTATTAGAAAGGCTTTCGGAACTTCTATAG
- a CDS encoding OsmC family protein translates to MANTVFESKASWAGGLKLNLQSRNHKWVVDEPEILGGTDQGPNPVELVLGGLASCVGVLVSLYAPAHKVELKDFHVFVEGDLDLDGFQELAPVRPGFSQIRYKVDIQTDSPKENVDSLLAHIERICPVKDTLSGVGVLSQKSGSSVAA, encoded by the coding sequence ATGGCAAATACTGTATTCGAAAGTAAGGCTTCTTGGGCAGGGGGTTTGAAATTAAACCTACAGTCCAGAAATCATAAATGGGTGGTGGACGAACCTGAAATTTTAGGTGGAACGGACCAAGGACCGAATCCAGTCGAACTCGTGTTAGGTGGACTTGCTAGTTGTGTCGGAGTTTTAGTTTCTCTATATGCTCCTGCTCACAAGGTAGAATTAAAGGATTTCCATGTATTCGTGGAAGGAGACCTAGATTTGGATGGGTTCCAAGAACTTGCACCTGTTCGCCCTGGCTTTTCTCAAATCCGTTATAAGGTAGATATCCAAACTGATTCTCCTAAAGAAAATGTGGATTCGCTACTAGCTCATATCGAAAGGATCTGCCCTGTAAAGGATACCTTATCTGGAGTAGGAGTATTATCACAAAAATCTGGATCTTCTGTTGCAGCTTAA
- a CDS encoding DUF1801 domain-containing protein codes for MIKKKAPAKKSVIKKKSPKKKEPVLLSGGNPQIAKGYGDGPVQEYISAMPGWKKDIGRKLDEIIVRTVPYVHKAVKWNSPLYGIEGDGWFLGIHVFNKYVKVAFFRGSHLKPLPPGESKQKEVRYLDIKENDKIDESQLSSWIKQASELPGEKM; via the coding sequence ATGATTAAGAAGAAGGCTCCGGCAAAAAAATCTGTAATCAAAAAGAAGAGCCCGAAAAAGAAAGAGCCGGTCTTACTTTCCGGCGGGAATCCCCAAATTGCAAAGGGTTATGGAGATGGACCGGTCCAGGAATATATCTCCGCAATGCCTGGTTGGAAAAAAGATATTGGTCGCAAACTTGATGAGATCATAGTCCGCACAGTACCTTACGTGCATAAGGCAGTAAAATGGAACTCTCCCTTATATGGAATTGAAGGAGATGGCTGGTTTTTAGGAATTCACGTTTTTAATAAATACGTTAAGGTTGCTTTCTTTAGAGGAAGTCATTTGAAACCACTTCCTCCCGGCGAATCCAAACAGAAGGAAGTTCGTTATCTGGATATCAAAGAGAACGATAAAATAGACGAATCTCAGCTTTCTTCCTGGATCAAACAGGCAAGTGAATTGCCTGGCGAAAAAATGTAG
- a CDS encoding YdeI/OmpD-associated family protein yields MNPKVDFFFNKAKQWKKEYEALRKIALASGLTEELKWGQPCYTSQDNNIVLIHGFKEYCAFLFFKGALLKDPKGILVQQTKNVQSARQIRFTDLKEIDKLKTSLKSYIKNAIDVEKTGLKVNFKKTKEFDMPEEFLSKLEESPNLKSAFDSLTPGRQRGYLLHFSSAKQSKTREARIQKYIPHILKGKGLDD; encoded by the coding sequence ATGAATCCGAAGGTTGATTTCTTTTTTAATAAAGCCAAACAGTGGAAGAAAGAATATGAGGCTCTGCGTAAGATTGCCTTAGCTTCAGGGCTTACTGAAGAATTAAAATGGGGTCAACCTTGCTATACATCTCAAGACAATAATATAGTTTTGATACACGGCTTCAAAGAATATTGTGCGTTTTTATTTTTTAAAGGTGCTTTATTGAAAGACCCTAAAGGAATTCTAGTCCAACAAACAAAAAATGTACAGTCTGCTCGTCAGATCCGATTTACGGATTTAAAAGAAATAGATAAACTCAAAACTTCTTTGAAATCTTATATCAAAAATGCAATTGATGTGGAAAAGACCGGTCTTAAGGTAAATTTCAAAAAGACAAAAGAATTTGATATGCCGGAAGAATTCCTAAGTAAGTTGGAAGAATCTCCCAACTTAAAATCTGCTTTTGATTCTTTAACTCCTGGTAGGCAAAGAGGATACCTTCTTCATTTTTCTTCTGCCAAACAATCTAAGACGAGAGAGGCGAGGATCCAAAAATATATCCCTCATATTCTGAAAGGAAAAGGATTAGATGATTAA